A window of the Peromyscus leucopus breed LL Stock chromosome 22, UCI_PerLeu_2.1, whole genome shotgun sequence genome harbors these coding sequences:
- the LOC114684909 gene encoding zinc finger protein 431-like: MIALQDAVTYGDVQVNFNEEEWALLDPSQKSLYKDVMLETYENLTAIGYKWEDQNIEDHCQSSRRHGRYIICHPGYKPCEHNGYGKKHCTSVSPGKNYAVVPTMGRHGDDDTSVELLGFHTSVEIHQHTYTGEKPYEFKKYENSSVCPGSHCTYNVTHVIGKCYECYQCGKALSSSSSLQRDKKTHVGKGFYKCEPCPKGFNHHRYLQTHKRTHNEEESYECEQDDKTFRADSSLQLYQRTPLKIKPYEYNPGGKDFACHSYLQVSRTHTRKKQYKCQQCVKAFACPSYIQIHERIHTGDKPYECKQCRKTFACPSYLQIHERRHTGEKPYECNQCGKSFASTGDLQRHGRSHTGRDPMYVINVVKPFQIPSNFKQHERIHTGEKPYECNQCGKAFASNGDLQRHERSHTGEKPYVCSQCGKAFARNSHLQRHERSHTGEKPYECSQCGKAFSYRINLQRHERSHTGEKPYLCNLCGKSFSSGSALQMHKRTHTGEKPYVCNQCGKAFSCCSYLQMHERNHTGEKPYECNQCGIAFSSRSNLQRHEKSHTGEKPYECSQCGKAFAHKYHLHSHERGHTGEKPYECNQCGKAFARNSHLQNHERIHIRDKSSQCNK, translated from the exons ATGATTGCATTGCAG GATGCAGTGACCTATGGGGATGTGCAAGTGAACTTCAATGAggaagagtgggctttgctggatccttcccagaagagtcTTTACAAAGATGTGATGTTGGAAACCTATGAGAACCTCACTGCCATAG GCTACAAATGGGAAGACCAGAATATTGAAGATCATTgtcaaagttctagaagacatgGAAG GTACATCATTTGTCACCCTGGATACAAGCCATGTGAGCATAATGGATATGGAAAGAAGCACTGTACCTCTGTCTCTCCTGGAAAAAACTATGCAGTAGTTCCCACAATGGGAAGACATGGTGATGATGATACAAGTGTAGAATTACTTGGATTTCACACTTCAGTGGAAATACATCAACACACTTACACCGGAGAAAAGCCTTATGAatttaagaaatatgaaaattcttCTGTCTGTCCTGGTTCACATTGCACATATAATGTGACTCATGTTATAGGAAAATGTTATGAATGCTACCAGTGTGGCAAGGCTCTGAGTTCTTCCAGTTCTCTTCAAAGAGATAAAAAAACTCATGTGGGAAAAGGATTCTATAAATGTGAGCCATGTCCTAAAGGTTTTAACCATCATAGGTATcttcaaacacacaaaagaacccATAATGAAGAGGAATCCTATGAATGTGAACAAGATGATAAAACATTTAGAGCCGATTCCTCTTTGCAATTATACCAAAGaactcctttaaaaataaaaccttatgaATATAATCCAGGTGGTAAAGATTTTGCATGTCACAGTTATCTTCAAGTATCTAGAACTCATACTAGAAAGAAACAGTATAAATGTCAGCAATGTGTAAAAGCCTTTGCATGTCCCAGttatattcaaatacatgaaagaattcacactggagataaaccctatgaatgtaaacaaTGTAGAAAAACCTTTGCATGTCCCAGTTatcttcaaatacatgaaagaagacatactggagagaaaccctatgaatgtaatcaatgtggtaaaagcTTTGCAAGTACTGGTGATCttcaaagacatggaagaagtcATACGGGGAGAGACCCTATgtatgtaatcaatgtggtaaagccttttcagATCCCTAGTAATTTTAAAcaacatgaaagaattcatactggagagaaaccctatgaatgtaatcaatgtggtaaagcctttgcaagtAATGGtgatcttcaaaggcatgaaagaagtcatactggagagaaaccctatgtatgtagtcagtgtggtaaagcttttgcacgtaacagtcatcttcaaaggcatgaaagaagtcatacaggagagaaaccctatgaatgtagtcaatgtggtaaagccttttcataTCGCATTAATCTTCAAAGACATGAACGaagtcatactggagaaaaaccctatttATGTAACCTTTGTGGCAAATCCTTTTCATCTGGTAGtgctcttcaaatgcataaaagaacacatactggagagaaaccctatgtatgtaatcagtgtggtaaagccttttcatgTTGCAGTTatcttcaaatgcatgaaagaaatcatactggagagaaaccctatgaatgtaatcaatgcgGTATAGCTTTTTCATCTCGCAGtaatcttcaaaggcatgaaaaaagtcatactggagagaaaccttatgagtgtagtcaatgtggtaaagcatttgcacATAAATATCATCTTCACAGTCACGAACGaggtcatactggagagaaaccttacgaatgtaatcagtgtggtaaagcttttgcacGTAACAGTCATTTACAAAATCATGAAAGAATACATATTAGAGACAAATCCAGTCAATGTAATAAATGA